In the genome of Monodelphis domestica isolate mMonDom1 chromosome 2, mMonDom1.pri, whole genome shotgun sequence, one region contains:
- the LOC103106036 gene encoding translation initiation factor IF-2-like yields MAAAAGGGSRSSALLPSPSVRSGLRRLRPWGGVTRFFSRRRRRHRHQRRHRRRPRRESSSSPSLLGAPPLPSLPPRPGPAGPAAPAPARARGPRYLCLARPLGGTSAGERQPSALPPPPRPRHWPLLPGGGEGKGREGEERDGTRSCRRCCRHGARPGEAARGEGSAPRQDPPLRPPPAAAAPAPAPSLPLSPPAPPPPKKRKTPHTVALPREREQRLLEWSGSPSSPVTVDSATGARSFPQPHGGGADTMAGKGGGGLRASSARPSLRAAGSRGWLPEMGAASAPGTRPFPRLRAPAGGGGPRGRAKSWVTLGMSLPPLWASVSSPVK; encoded by the coding sequence atggcggcggcggcgggaggGGGGTCCCGCTCCTCAgctttgcttccctccccctcagtCCGCTCGGGCCTCCGCCGCCTCCGCCCCTGGGGAGGAGTCACGCGGTTCttcagccgccgccgccgccgccaccgccaccaacgccgccaccgccgccgcccgAGGCGGGaatcctcctcttccccctccctcctcggggcccctcccctcccttctcttcccccccgCCCGGGCCCCGCAGGCCCTGCTGCCCCCGCCCCCGCCCGGGCTCGCGGCCCCCGTTACCTCTGCCTGGCTCGGCCGCTCGGGGGCACCTCGGCCGGGGAGCGGCAGCCTTCCGCTCTCCCACCTCCTCCGCGTCCTCGGCACTGGCCGCTGCTCcccgggggaggggaggggaagggaagggaaggggaggaaagggacgGGACCCGGAGCTGCCGCCGCTGCTGCCGCCACGGAGCCCGGCCAGGGGAGGCAGCGCGGGGGGAGGGATCAGCCCCCAGGCAGGACCCGCCCCTCCGGCCtccccccgccgccgccgcccctgctcccgctccctccctccctctctcccctcccgcGCCACCGCCGCCGAAAAAGCGGAAAACCCCCCACACAGTCGCCCTCCCGAGAGAGAGGGAGCAGCGGCTGCTGGAGTGGAGCGGGAGCCCGAGCAGCCCCGTCACCGTCGACTCCGCCACGGGGGCACGGTCCTTCCCTCAGCCTCACGGTGGCGGTGCGGACACCATGGCGGGGAAGGGAGGGGGCGGCCTCCGGGCCTCCTCCGCCCGCCCCTCCCTCCGCGCTGCGGGGAGTCGAGGGTGGCTGCCAGAGATGGGGGCGGCCTCGGCCCCAGGGACTCGGCCCTTCCCCCGCCTCCGAGCTCCAGCAGGTGGAGGTGGCCCCCGGGGTAGGGCTAAgtcctgggtgaccttgggcatgtcacttcctcctctctgggcctcagtttcttcacccgTAAAATGA